The Filimonas lacunae genomic sequence AAGCAGCGATTGACGCCGCTAACGCCACGGGCGCAGGTTTATACCAGTTCACCAGCAATGGCAACATTGTTCATATGAGCGACAGTACCAAACAGCTGCTTGCATTACAAGGCGGTTTTGTGGAAAGCTGGAACCCCGAACAGGTATGGACCTTAAACCCCACTTTTGGATGGAGCTATATGGCCACACCACGCGTGAATGCCGATGCTGCTTCGGATGCCTTTGCCGTGTATTCTAACTTTTCAGTGCCCCTGGCCGAGTCGGAACTGTTTTACACCAGCAATGGCGTACCCATTACAGAAGACAAAACCTGGGACTATACCAACCGTTATAAAACGCAGCCGGGTGATGATGCACACCGCTATTATATAAAAAACAATTACACCAGCGCCAGCGGCAATTTTCACCGCGAACCCCGTTACTATTCCAGTATTGCCTTCGACGGCAGCGTATGGTTTGGATCGGGCAATACCGATGACAACAATCCCTATTATATCAACGCAGTAAACGGTTATGCATCCTATGTACCGCAACGCTATAACGTTACCGGCTACTGGGCTAAAAAACTGGTACACTATTTATCTTCTGCCGGTAAAACCACGGTATGGAAAAGTTACTCCTGGCCTTTCATACGCATTACCGGTTTATGGCTGTTGTATGCAGAATGTTTAAACGAAGCCAATGGCCCTTCCAGCGTTGCTTATGAGTGGCTGGACAAAGTGAGGGCACACGCAGGTTTACCAGGTGTGGCACAGGCGTGGACACAATACTCCCGCAACCCCGGCAAATATGCTACTAAAGATGGGCTGCGCCAGATCATACACCAGGAAAGAAGGATTGAGCTGGCTTTTGAAGGCCAGGCGGGATGGGATTTAAGAAGATGGAAAGAATTACAGAACGTACTATCCGGCCCTGTGCAGGGATGGAACTACAGGCAAAAAACAGCACCTGGCTTTTACCAGGTATCCAACGTGTACCAGCCTGTATTTAACGTGCGCGATTATTTATTTCCTATTCAGAATTACGATTTACTCACTAACCCCAACCTCGTGCAAACGCCTTACTGGCAATAACACCTGCTGGCCACATCCCATTACTACAATCACTTAACGAATACATATGAACCTACTATACAAACGGGCTTATACACTGCTGATGGCCGCCACCTGGCTGGCCGCGCAACCTGCCTGCAAAAAAACAGATGGTTATAACGATATAGTATCAGACGATACCAGCAAACCAGGTGTAGTAACCAATGTTAGAGTAACCAACTTTAATGGCGGCGCTTACATCACTTACAACCTCCCTTCGTCTAAAAACATTTTATATGTGCAGGCGGAGTATAAAATAAATGACCACGCCAGTCGTCAAACGAAATCATCTTTTTATTCGGACAGCCTTACTGTAAGCGGCTTTGCCAAAAGCCAGGATTACACCGTAACACTATACGCCGTATCACGCGCGCAGGTAAAATCCGATCCGGTACAAATAACTGTACATCCTGATACGCCACCTTACCTGTTGGTGCTGCCCACCATTGTATTAAGCAATGATTTTGGAGGTGTAAACATTCGCGTTACCAACAAAAGCAAAGCCAACCTGGGCATTATCACTATCCAGCCCGATGCGGTTACTAAAAAGATGGAGATCATCAACCAGAACTATACCAACCAGGATTCTATCAACTACAGCATTCGAGGGTACGACACCACTACATACCGCTTTGGGGTATACATTACCGATCAGTGGGGTAATATTTCCGACACGGTATATGCCAACATCAAACCTATCTATGAAGTGATGATGACTAAATCATTGTTCAAAGCCATGAAATTTCCTTCCGATGTAGGTACCGACTTTGGTTGGGAAATGCCCTACCTGTGGGATAACAACACCGGCTCGCCCGGCTTTCACTCCACCTTTCCCAGCTCAGTACCTTTGCCTAAATGGCTCACTTTTGACATGGGACAAAGCGCCAAGCTCAGCCGCTACAATGCCTGGTTCAGAGGTATTGACGGCAGCAACAACTTTCTGTGGGCATCCGGCGCACCACAAACCTGGGTAATATGGGGTAGAAACACAGATGCCGTGGATGAAACATTACCAGGCGACACATTGGCTTTACCCGCCGTAGGCCAGGCTACACCAAACGGATGGATTAATATGGGCATGTATCATTTGCCGGCACAACCTTCTGGCCTGATAGCCCCGCAATACACCAATGCCGATCTGGCTTACTGGAATGCAGGCTTTCCATTCAACTTTGATTTAAACCTGCCCAAAGTAAGATACCTGCGCTTTGAGTGTTTTACCAACGCAGGCGGCAGTAACGAATTCTTTAACATGATGGAATTAAGCTTCTGGGGCGATCCCCGGTAACACATGCAGGCATTCACTTACAAACCAATTACAATGAAACGCAACATATTCATGATCACTATAGCAGCCGGCTTGTTCCTCACAGCCGCCTGCAGCAAAAAAGCAACCGACTACCGGTCTTTTTTAAATGGCGAAGAGCTTATCTATCCCGGCGCAGTTACCAACGTAACCGTTATGCCAGGCAATGGCCGCCTGATGCTTGCATGGACACCCAGCCCCGACCCCGGCATTGCCAAATACGTGGTGTACTGGAACAACTACAACGATTCTGTAGTAATCAAAGCCACCACCCACAATGCCAGCGATACGGTAAAAACCTTGATCAATAACCTTTCGGAATACAACTATTCTTTTTATATTAATTCATTCGATAGCAGTGGTAACAAATCTATTACCACTACGGTAAACAATGCGCGCTCATACGGAGCTATCTACCAAAGCACATTATACAACCGCCTGCCGGATGCATCCACCCCTTTTGTGGTAAACGACGACAAAACAGTAACGCTGAATTTTACCACACCCGACACTATCAACATTACTACTACCATCCACTATACCAATGCAGCAGGTGCGCCTTCTGTAATAAACATTGGCCCCGGTGCCAAAACAGTAACCCTGCCCTCTTTCCTGTCAGGCTCAAAAGTCACCTACCAATCTTCTTATATTCCGGCAAAGTATGCAATAGACACTTTTACAGTGGCTGTAGCAGACACCTTCCCCGAAATATTCCGGATTGTAGTATGTAACAAAAGTTTGTTCAAAGAAATGCCCTTACCCGGCGATGCAGGCGTGTATGAATCACAAACCTCTGTAAGCAGGTTATGGGATGGCTCTACTACTCCACAGCAATACCCCAACATCTACCATAGCAACGATGCACAAAAAATTCCATTAGCATTAAGCTTTGATATGGGTGCTGTATACAACCACTTGTTAACACTGGAAGAAACAGGCAGATCGGGCAGCTATCACAGTCCGGATAATTTTGAAATATGGGGCATTGCCGATACCACCAATGCCATTACACCCTTGCCCACTCAAAACAGCGGCTGGACAGCGGATATGCAAACCAAAGGCTGGACTTTATTGTTAACAGCCAAAAGAGGAGACGATGGCGTGGCTGCCATGAAGTTTACTGTCATGGACAACCCACCGCCTGTTCGCTTTATCAGAATGCGCATACTGCATGTGGCCAGCAACTCCGACAATTCGGCCAACATGAGTGAGCTTACTTTTTGGAACAAAGAATAAATACATCCCCCGTTACAATGAGAAACTGGTGCTTTATATTTTTACTGTGGAGCGGCCTGGCACAAGCCCAGGCTCCGCTTCCGGTTTTACCGAAAGACGATTTTATTACCGTACGCGATGGACTACCTCATTTTTACCAAAGCTTACATACTACACATAAAGCCACCATTGGTTTTGTAGGTGGTTCTATTACCTACAACCCGGGTTGGCGCAACAAACTATGCGCCTGGCTGCAACAGCAATACCCGCAGGTGCAGTTTACTTTTGTAACTGCTGCCATCCCTTCACTAGGCAGCGTAGCGCATGTATTTCGCCTGCAAAACGATTTACTCAGTACTACGCGCCCCGACCTGGTGCTGGTAGAAGCCGCAGTAAATGATCGTGGCAACGGCACAGACAGCATTACACAAATACGCGCACTGGATGGCATTGTGCGCCAGATAAAGCAACAGAACAAATTCACAGATGTGGTTCTCATGTCGTTTGCCGATCCAGACAAAACCAATGACTACCACCACCACAAAACGCCTGTAGAAATCGCCAATCACGAAGCAGTAGCCGCTCACTACCACCTGCCCTCTGTAAACCTGGGCAAGGAAGTGCACGACCGCATTCAACACCACGAACTGGACTGGGATCGCGATATCAAAGACATTCACCCTTCAGAATACGGGCAGCAGCTCTACTTTCAAACAATTCAGCACCTGCTACAGGTGTGCCTTGGCAAGCAACCCGCGCGTACCATGGCTACCATACCCGCAGCCATGAACAAAGCCAGCTTTGAAGCAGGTTATTATTACGATATTACCCGTGCGCAAACAGATAACAACTGGACACTGGATAAAGACTGGACTCCTACTGATGGACTCTCTACCCGCGAAGGCTTTGTGCACGTTCCCATGCTTACCAGCGCAACACCGGGAGCCACCTTACAACTACCCTTCCAGGGCACTGCCGCAGGTATAGCAGTAACTGCCGGTGCAGATGCAGGTACTATCACCTATTCTATTGATAACGGCCCGCCCCAAACGCTGGATCTATATACCGTACATAGCAGCTGGCTGCACCTACCCAGCTATTACCTGCTGGCCGGCAATCTCACCAATGGCAAACATGTATTACATATTACCATCAGCCAGCAAACCAATACCAAAAGCAAAGGCCACGCCTGTCGTATTGTACACTTCCTGGTAAATGGCCCGCAGCTCACTAAAAGCATCACCGATTTTGTGAATCCATTCATAGGCACAGGGGCAGCAGGCTCCGGCCTTTCGGGCAACACCTTTCCTGGTGCTACCGTTCCCTTTGGAATGGTACAACTAAGCCCCGACACGCGCGATGTGCCAGACTGGGGCACTGCCTCCGGGTACGACTACAACGATAAAACCATTGCCGGCTTCAGCCACACCCACCTGAGCGGTACCGGTGTTGCCGAACTGTTCGACGTGCTGTTAATGCCCATCACCGGCCCCACCAGCACAGAGCCGGGCGATGCATCCCAACCGGGAAGCGGTTACCGTTCCACCTTCTCACATCAACAGGAAACAGCACGGCCCGGCTATTACCAGGTAAAGTTGTTACAGTATAATATCAACGCCGAGTTAACCGCTACCACACATGCCGCCTTTCATCGTTATACTTATCCAGCCAACAGCAACAGTCATGTAGTAATAGACCTGAACCACTCGCTTAACAAAAACAGCTGGAACACGCGCATCATTCAATCACAGCTGAAGCTCGTAAACGCTCGCACCATTGAAGGCTATCGCATCATCACCGGATGGGCCAAACTAAGAAAAGTATATTTTCATATAGAATTCTCCCGCCCGGTAACACAGCACCTGTTTGTGGATGGCAATACCACTTATTACAACAATGCGGTGATCAACGGCAGCAATGTGCGTGCAATACTTGATTTTGATACCCCTGCCAACAGCCCCCTGCTGGTAAAAGTGGGACTTTCCTCTGTAAGCATTGCCAACGCACAACAAAACCTGCAACACGAAATTGCCCATTGGAACTTTGACCAAACCACCACTCAGGCAAAGCAGCTATGGCAACAGGAGTTACAAAAAGTAGCCGTAGAAGGCACCGATAAACAAAAAGAGATCTTTTACACAGCCTTATACCATACCTTTTTACAACCCAACACCTTGTCGGATGTAAACGGTTCGTTTATGGCTGCCAACTATACACAACAACATACCACCGGTACCCATTACAGCACCTTTTCGTTATGGGACACCTACCGCGCCGCGCATCCATTATACACCCTGTTACAACCACAGCGAAGCGCACAATTTGTAAAAAGTATGCTTAGCCAATACACAACCTATGGCTATTTACCGGTTTGGCAGTTATGGGGGCAGGAAAACTATTGCATGATAGGCAACCATGCTATCCCTGTTATTACAGACGCCGTGTTAAAAGGCATTCCCGGCATTGATATACAGCAGGCATATGAAGCAGTAAAAAACTCTTCTCTTATCGCGCACCCCAACTCGCCTTTTGCTATTTGGGAACGCTATGGCTATATGCCGGAAAACATCCAAACACAATCTGTTTCCATTACACTGGAAATGGCTTACGACGACTGGTGCGTAGCACAACTGGCTAAGAAGCTGGGCAAAACAGCAGATTACCAGCGCTTTCTGCACCGCTCGCAATACTACCAGAACCTGTATAATCATCAAACACATTTCTTTCAATCCAAAGACGATAAGGGCAATTGGATGGCACCTTTCGATCCTTTAAAATACGGCTCTAACGGTGGCAATCCTTTTACAGAAGGCAACGCCTGGCAATACTATTGGTATGTGCCACATGATGTACCACAACTCATTACACTCACCGGTGGCAACCAGGCTTTCATCAGCAAGCTGGACAGCTTTTTCACCCTTAGCCACAACACAGAAGAGATCAATAACAATGCATCAGGCTTTATAGGTCAGTATGCACATGGTAACGAGCCC encodes the following:
- a CDS encoding RagB/SusD family nutrient uptake outer membrane protein; translation: MKLLFKILPVAIALQFAASCKKYLDVTPDNVATLESAFTNANETQAYLFGCYSTLQALADVRRNPGFTSSAEVVFPITLQDPTVLGGAGGDAGFNLMRGLQNAENPILNYWQGYNMGLNLWRPIRMCNTFLDNVDKPTDVSQFQRTRWIAEAKFLKAYYHYWLIRMYGPIPISDVALPVNTTSEEVRQKQQTVDSCFNYVVRLLDEAVPGLPAAIQNSATEAGRITSTIALAVKAEVLTTQASPLFNGNPDYAQVKGKDGQFLFPTTADATKWQKAAVACKAAIDAANATGAGLYQFTSNGNIVHMSDSTKQLLALQGGFVESWNPEQVWTLNPTFGWSYMATPRVNADAASDAFAVYSNFSVPLAESELFYTSNGVPITEDKTWDYTNRYKTQPGDDAHRYYIKNNYTSASGNFHREPRYYSSIAFDGSVWFGSGNTDDNNPYYINAVNGYASYVPQRYNVTGYWAKKLVHYLSSAGKTTVWKSYSWPFIRITGLWLLYAECLNEANGPSSVAYEWLDKVRAHAGLPGVAQAWTQYSRNPGKYATKDGLRQIIHQERRIELAFEGQAGWDLRRWKELQNVLSGPVQGWNYRQKTAPGFYQVSNVYQPVFNVRDYLFPIQNYDLLTNPNLVQTPYWQ
- a CDS encoding DUF4959 domain-containing protein; the protein is MNLLYKRAYTLLMAATWLAAQPACKKTDGYNDIVSDDTSKPGVVTNVRVTNFNGGAYITYNLPSSKNILYVQAEYKINDHASRQTKSSFYSDSLTVSGFAKSQDYTVTLYAVSRAQVKSDPVQITVHPDTPPYLLVLPTIVLSNDFGGVNIRVTNKSKANLGIITIQPDAVTKKMEIINQNYTNQDSINYSIRGYDTTTYRFGVYITDQWGNISDTVYANIKPIYEVMMTKSLFKAMKFPSDVGTDFGWEMPYLWDNNTGSPGFHSTFPSSVPLPKWLTFDMGQSAKLSRYNAWFRGIDGSNNFLWASGAPQTWVIWGRNTDAVDETLPGDTLALPAVGQATPNGWINMGMYHLPAQPSGLIAPQYTNADLAYWNAGFPFNFDLNLPKVRYLRFECFTNAGGSNEFFNMMELSFWGDPR
- a CDS encoding DUF4998 domain-containing protein, which codes for MKRNIFMITIAAGLFLTAACSKKATDYRSFLNGEELIYPGAVTNVTVMPGNGRLMLAWTPSPDPGIAKYVVYWNNYNDSVVIKATTHNASDTVKTLINNLSEYNYSFYINSFDSSGNKSITTTVNNARSYGAIYQSTLYNRLPDASTPFVVNDDKTVTLNFTTPDTINITTTIHYTNAAGAPSVINIGPGAKTVTLPSFLSGSKVTYQSSYIPAKYAIDTFTVAVADTFPEIFRIVVCNKSLFKEMPLPGDAGVYESQTSVSRLWDGSTTPQQYPNIYHSNDAQKIPLALSFDMGAVYNHLLTLEETGRSGSYHSPDNFEIWGIADTTNAITPLPTQNSGWTADMQTKGWTLLLTAKRGDDGVAAMKFTVMDNPPPVRFIRMRILHVASNSDNSANMSELTFWNKE
- a CDS encoding GH92 family glycosyl hydrolase; the protein is MRNWCFIFLLWSGLAQAQAPLPVLPKDDFITVRDGLPHFYQSLHTTHKATIGFVGGSITYNPGWRNKLCAWLQQQYPQVQFTFVTAAIPSLGSVAHVFRLQNDLLSTTRPDLVLVEAAVNDRGNGTDSITQIRALDGIVRQIKQQNKFTDVVLMSFADPDKTNDYHHHKTPVEIANHEAVAAHYHLPSVNLGKEVHDRIQHHELDWDRDIKDIHPSEYGQQLYFQTIQHLLQVCLGKQPARTMATIPAAMNKASFEAGYYYDITRAQTDNNWTLDKDWTPTDGLSTREGFVHVPMLTSATPGATLQLPFQGTAAGIAVTAGADAGTITYSIDNGPPQTLDLYTVHSSWLHLPSYYLLAGNLTNGKHVLHITISQQTNTKSKGHACRIVHFLVNGPQLTKSITDFVNPFIGTGAAGSGLSGNTFPGATVPFGMVQLSPDTRDVPDWGTASGYDYNDKTIAGFSHTHLSGTGVAELFDVLLMPITGPTSTEPGDASQPGSGYRSTFSHQQETARPGYYQVKLLQYNINAELTATTHAAFHRYTYPANSNSHVVIDLNHSLNKNSWNTRIIQSQLKLVNARTIEGYRIITGWAKLRKVYFHIEFSRPVTQHLFVDGNTTYYNNAVINGSNVRAILDFDTPANSPLLVKVGLSSVSIANAQQNLQHEIAHWNFDQTTTQAKQLWQQELQKVAVEGTDKQKEIFYTALYHTFLQPNTLSDVNGSFMAANYTQQHTTGTHYSTFSLWDTYRAAHPLYTLLQPQRSAQFVKSMLSQYTTYGYLPVWQLWGQENYCMIGNHAIPVITDAVLKGIPGIDIQQAYEAVKNSSLIAHPNSPFAIWERYGYMPENIQTQSVSITLEMAYDDWCVAQLAKKLGKTADYQRFLHRSQYYQNLYNHQTHFFQSKDDKGNWMAPFDPLKYGSNGGNPFTEGNAWQYYWYVPHDVPQLITLTGGNQAFISKLDSFFTLSHNTEEINNNASGFIGQYAHGNEPSHHVAYLYNYAGQPWKTQYYVQKIMRELYNNGSSGYAGNDDCGEMSAWYVFSALGFYPVNPANGVYAIGSPLLAHAKLQLPGGKTFTIRTHTSSDNDIYIQSATLNGKPYTHTYIRHSDIMQGGTLEFTLGPQPATSWGVLPDDKPIHNSF